Proteins encoded in a region of the Streptomyces akebiae genome:
- a CDS encoding SGNH/GDSL hydrolase family protein, giving the protein MTHLSSRRCSGVAPVGIVALVVFSEQKGSRVRRRVWRTAVVLAFLAAVAPVATARAAAGPTAEPAPLEHLFDNRAVSDDVRPTEADFDGSGGSLSAADLTAAGWTPGRTLTVQGARLTWPRRAAGEPDNVRAAGQSVRVRGRGDALAFLVAATGGADAAGTGVIRYRGGARSPYDLTAPDWRTGPLATKAVALPHVNTPDGQLTEKARLYVVTVPLARGREVASVTLPRNPDLHVFALSVRPDSAAWTGSWAASTSGYPAVGPWTDRTLRLVVHTSAGGPRVRIRLDNTFASAPVRVGSATVALRATGAAARSAPVPLSFRGAAGTDIPAGAQAFSDPLGFEVPPDTDLLVSFHLPGTVTAAPVHRLARQTSYVSEPGDHARDGSATAYTSTISSWPLLTGVDVGGGPGSVVLLGDSITDGEATTVGANRRWPDALARRLLSQDEVPRYGVLNQGISANRVVTDRYPGDGVSTDTGGVSALHRLDRDVLAQTSARTVVVFQGVNDVRWGATAGEVVAGLREIAARAHARGLRVLVATVAPCEGEARCTAAVDAQRVAVNEWIRGGEAGEAFDGVLDFDEVLRDPARPARLLPAYDTGDHLHPNEAGLAALADAVDLGLL; this is encoded by the coding sequence ATGACACATCTGTCGTCTCGTCGTTGTAGCGGTGTCGCACCCGTCGGCATCGTCGCCCTCGTGGTGTTCAGCGAGCAGAAGGGATCGCGCGTGCGCCGACGCGTCTGGAGAACGGCCGTCGTCCTGGCATTTCTGGCGGCGGTCGCACCCGTCGCCACCGCCCGAGCCGCCGCCGGCCCCACGGCCGAACCGGCGCCGCTGGAACACCTCTTCGACAACAGAGCCGTCAGCGACGACGTGCGGCCCACCGAGGCCGACTTCGACGGTTCCGGCGGTTCCCTCTCCGCCGCCGACCTGACCGCCGCCGGATGGACTCCCGGGCGCACGCTGACCGTTCAGGGCGCGCGCCTGACCTGGCCGCGCCGCGCGGCGGGCGAGCCCGACAACGTGCGCGCCGCCGGTCAGTCCGTGCGCGTACGGGGCCGGGGCGACGCCCTCGCCTTCCTCGTCGCCGCCACGGGCGGCGCCGACGCCGCGGGCACCGGGGTGATCCGCTACCGGGGAGGGGCCCGCTCCCCCTACGATCTGACCGCCCCGGACTGGCGCACCGGCCCGCTCGCCACCAAGGCCGTGGCCCTCCCCCACGTGAACACCCCCGACGGCCAACTCACCGAGAAGGCGCGGCTCTACGTCGTCACCGTGCCCCTCGCCCGGGGCCGCGAGGTCGCCTCGGTGACCCTGCCGCGCAACCCCGACCTCCATGTGTTCGCCCTGTCGGTGCGCCCGGACTCTGCGGCGTGGACAGGCAGTTGGGCCGCTTCCACCTCCGGCTACCCGGCCGTCGGACCCTGGACGGACCGGACCCTGCGGCTCGTCGTGCACACCTCGGCGGGCGGGCCCCGGGTGCGGATCCGGCTCGACAACACCTTCGCGTCGGCGCCGGTACGGGTGGGGAGTGCGACAGTGGCGCTGCGGGCGACGGGCGCGGCCGCCCGGAGCGCTCCGGTACCCCTGTCCTTCCGGGGTGCGGCCGGGACCGACATCCCGGCCGGCGCGCAGGCGTTCAGTGATCCGCTGGGCTTCGAGGTGCCGCCCGACACGGATCTGCTGGTGAGCTTCCACCTGCCCGGCACGGTGACGGCCGCCCCCGTGCACCGGCTGGCCCGGCAGACGTCGTACGTCAGCGAACCGGGGGACCACGCGAGGGACGGCTCGGCCACGGCGTACACCTCCACGATCTCGTCCTGGCCGCTGCTGACCGGCGTGGACGTGGGCGGCGGGCCGGGCTCCGTCGTGCTCCTCGGGGACTCGATCACCGACGGAGAGGCGACGACGGTCGGCGCGAACCGGCGGTGGCCCGACGCGCTGGCCCGTCGGCTGCTGAGCCAGGACGAGGTCCCGCGTTACGGCGTCCTCAACCAGGGGATCTCGGCCAACCGGGTGGTCACCGACCGCTACCCCGGTGACGGTGTCTCGACCGACACCGGCGGCGTGAGCGCCCTGCACCGCCTCGACCGCGACGTCCTCGCCCAGACCTCCGCCCGTACCGTGGTGGTCTTCCAGGGCGTCAACGACGTCCGCTGGGGTGCCACGGCGGGCGAGGTCGTCGCCGGGCTGCGGGAGATCGCGGCGCGGGCACACGCACGGGGGCTGCGCGTGCTCGTGGCGACCGTGGCGCCCTGCGAGGGCGAGGCACGCTGCACGGCGGCCGTCGACGCCCAGCGGGTCGCGGTGAACGAGTGGATCCGGGGCGGCGAGGCGGGCGAGGCGTTCGACGGGGTCCTCGACTTCGACGAGGTGCTGCGCGACCCGGCTCGTCCGGCCCGGCTGCTCCCCGCGTACGACACCGGGGACCATCTGCACCCGAACGAGGCGGGGCTGGCCGCACTCGCCGATGCGGTGGACCTCGGCCTGCTGTGA